A genomic window from Streptomyces sp. NBC_01429 includes:
- a CDS encoding SigE family RNA polymerase sigma factor — protein sequence MTTPVCTSASQAAKPAAHSSYPTSSPYAPHVSHMSHVSHVPPYASFSSYVRARGPVLLRTARSLTANPCDAEDLLQTALTKTYVAWERIEDHRALDGYVRRALLNTRTSQWRKRKVDEFACDELPEPAGVPEPDPAERQVLHDSMWRAVMKLPDRQRAMVVLRYYEDLSEVQTAEVLGVSVGTVKSAVSRALGKLREDPELSPVR from the coding sequence ATGACCACGCCTGTCTGCACGAGCGCCTCACAAGCCGCCAAGCCGGCCGCGCACTCGTCGTACCCGACCTCCTCGCCGTACGCGCCACACGTGTCGCACATGTCCCACGTGTCCCACGTACCGCCCTACGCGTCGTTCTCCTCGTACGTACGGGCGCGGGGGCCCGTGCTGCTGCGAACGGCGCGCTCGCTGACCGCCAACCCGTGCGACGCCGAGGACCTGCTCCAGACGGCGCTCACCAAGACCTATGTCGCCTGGGAGCGGATCGAGGACCACCGCGCCCTGGACGGCTATGTCCGCCGGGCCCTGCTGAACACCCGTACCTCGCAGTGGCGCAAGCGCAAGGTCGACGAGTTCGCCTGCGACGAGCTGCCCGAGCCGGCGGGCGTCCCCGAGCCCGACCCCGCCGAGCGCCAGGTGCTGCACGACTCGATGTGGCGCGCGGTGATGAAGCTGCCCGACCGGCAGCGGGCCATGGTCGTCCTGCGGTACTACGAGGATCTCAGCGAGGTCCAGACGGCTGAGGTGCTCGGGGTCTCGGTCGGTACGGTCAAGAGCGCGGTGTCGCGCGCGCTCGGCAAACTCCGGGAGGACCCGGAACTTTCCCCGGTGCGGTGA
- a CDS encoding D-alanyl-D-alanine carboxypeptidase family protein gives MCELGVFPLISSHPGVRRAAVVALTSGALLSVSALAAPAQAATKPSVGGKGAFLLNNASSATVFSKTPDTRRQMASTTKIMTAAVVLSTKGVDLNRKVTIKKAYRDYVTKQGGSTADLRTGDKVTVRQLLYGTMLPSGCDAAYALADTYGTGSTNAARTKSFIAKMNAKAKELKLKNTSFDSFDGISSAGKNYTTPRDLAKIAQYAMKNANFRTVVKATSYKGTAPTSTGGKRTYTWYNTNKLLGSYKGAIGIKTGTGTSAGPCLVFAATRGSKTLVGVVLNGSDRYKDAAKMLDYGFGSTTAKTMQLRSLPTDAQRD, from the coding sequence ATGTGTGAACTCGGAGTGTTTCCTTTGATATCCAGCCACCCGGGCGTGCGCAGAGCCGCCGTGGTCGCCCTCACCTCCGGCGCGCTCCTCTCCGTCTCCGCCCTGGCCGCACCGGCCCAGGCGGCCACCAAGCCGTCGGTCGGCGGCAAGGGCGCGTTCCTGCTGAACAACGCCTCCAGCGCAACCGTCTTCAGCAAGACCCCCGACACGCGCCGCCAGATGGCCAGCACGACGAAGATCATGACGGCCGCCGTGGTGCTCAGCACCAAGGGCGTCGATCTCAACCGCAAGGTGACGATCAAGAAGGCCTACCGTGACTACGTCACCAAGCAGGGCGGCTCCACCGCCGATCTGCGCACCGGCGACAAGGTCACCGTCCGCCAGCTGCTGTACGGCACGATGCTGCCCTCCGGCTGCGACGCGGCGTACGCGCTCGCGGACACGTACGGGACCGGCTCCACCAACGCGGCCCGCACCAAGTCGTTCATCGCGAAGATGAACGCGAAGGCGAAGGAGCTGAAGCTCAAGAACACCAGCTTCGACTCGTTCGACGGCATATCGAGCGCGGGGAAGAACTACACGACCCCGCGCGACCTGGCGAAGATCGCCCAGTACGCCATGAAGAACGCCAACTTCCGCACGGTCGTCAAGGCCACGTCCTACAAGGGCACGGCGCCGACCAGCACGGGCGGCAAGCGCACGTACACCTGGTACAACACGAACAAGCTCCTCGGCTCCTACAAGGGCGCCATCGGGATCAAGACCGGCACCGGCACGAGCGCCGGCCCCTGCCTGGTCTTCGCCGCGACCCGGGGCAGCAAGACCCTGGTCGGCGTCGTCCTGAACGGTTCCGACCGCTACAAGGACGCGGCGAAGATGCTCGACTACGGCTTCGGCTCGACCACGGCCAAGACGATGCAGCTGCGCTCCCTGCCGACGGACGCCCAGCGCGACTGA
- a CDS encoding ATP-binding cassette domain-containing protein — protein MPLQFTGCSFGYNRRRRILHALDCLVPKGRTVFLGPNGAGKSTVLGLAASALRPRSGTVSYRGIDSTDPRSLKKYRKRVAWLPQDVESVPGLTARQQVAYVGWLKGMSRAAAWDESLRALQKVELGRQSRTPVDRLSGGQRRRVGVAQSLVHGAEVLLLDEPTAGMDPRQRRVFHDVLGTLPASVHVVLSTHDTADLDTAYDNVLVLVSGEIVFGGPVREFLYHAPAGTAAGRQAEAAYEALTERTGRWDS, from the coding sequence ATGCCTCTTCAATTCACCGGATGTTCCTTCGGATACAACAGGAGACGGCGGATCCTGCACGCCCTCGACTGCCTTGTGCCCAAAGGACGTACGGTCTTCCTCGGCCCCAACGGAGCGGGCAAGAGCACGGTGCTCGGGCTCGCGGCCTCCGCGTTACGCCCCAGGTCGGGGACCGTCTCGTACCGGGGGATCGACTCCACCGACCCCCGGTCGCTCAAGAAGTACCGCAAACGCGTCGCGTGGCTGCCCCAGGACGTCGAATCCGTACCGGGCCTGACGGCACGTCAGCAGGTCGCCTACGTGGGGTGGCTGAAGGGTATGTCGCGCGCGGCGGCGTGGGACGAATCCCTGCGCGCCCTCCAGAAGGTGGAGCTCGGGCGGCAGTCGCGCACCCCGGTCGACCGGTTGTCCGGCGGCCAGCGACGCAGGGTCGGGGTCGCGCAGTCCCTCGTCCACGGCGCCGAGGTGCTGCTGCTCGACGAGCCCACCGCGGGGATGGACCCGCGCCAGCGGCGCGTCTTCCACGATGTGCTCGGCACCCTGCCCGCCTCCGTACACGTCGTGCTCTCCACGCACGACACCGCGGACCTCGACACGGCCTACGACAACGTCCTCGTCCTGGTCTCGGGAGAGATCGTGTTCGGCGGCCCCGTACGGGAGTTCCTGTACCACGCGCCCGCCGGCACGGCGGCGGGCCGGCAGGCGGAGGCCGCGTACGAGGCGCTCACCGAGAGGACCGGCCGATGGGACTCCTGA